A window from Vigna angularis cultivar LongXiaoDou No.4 chromosome 7, ASM1680809v1, whole genome shotgun sequence encodes these proteins:
- the LOC108323674 gene encoding uncharacterized protein LOC108323674: MGFKLSPQNNAMIKVTQSHTLHATQCIREDQTRRRSTRSKPKPSLIHLPPMLREETVGSRSARHTAASATVSNKVLVAVKAEKVISNTALAWALTHVVHSSDSITLLAVYSAQKTGRRFWHFSRIAGDCTTGPAAKLPERISDISESCAQMVLQLHNQVEVRVKIKVVTGTPSGAVAAEARWSGSHWVILDKKLKQEVNHCMDELNCSIVVMNGSQAKILRLNLGCSDELQTPFFSATSSPGIEIAKLKGGRLMHSTPVGSPEEAGTSVIRNIGVNSGSSSDSMTSPFLVYEQNPLYEGQGPGKNIHKAINEQIDFNVQPPLYFDIERDRPPPLWPRPTASVASENKTVFWIPQNHIVDEKFQKTKNNSTIQRTKSPSSKTLLENFKRCDQEMRRNEYGFDQAQSRRYDTGNRDNSIPLGRTTSIPPPLCSQCQNKAPVFGKPPKRFSYKELEEATDMFSDVNFLAEGGFGVVHKGILKDGQVVAVKQLKCGGSQADIDFCREVRVLSCAQHRNVVLLIGFCTESNLRILVYEYICNGSLDLYLYGDESMPLDWNSRLKIAIGTARGLRYLHEDCRVGCIVHRDFRPKNILLTHDFEPLVADFGLARWYSEWNIDTEDRVLGTSGYLAPEYLDAGNLTYKVDVYAFGIVLLELITGRRISELEQFNGFSYLPEWIHPLRMLEPSHILQNVSSPKPLEFNLQWQAMARAASLCLRVDPDARPPMSKILRVLEGGDPVRPMGLDINSIGNTSGHLSGLKSLTPPEATITHSRTLSH; the protein is encoded by the exons ATGGGCTTCAAGTTAAGTCCGCAAAATAATGCAATGATCAAGGTCACTCAATCACACACACTACACGCAACGCAATGCATACGTGAGGACCAGACGAGGCGACGCAGCACCCGATCCAAACCCAAACCTTCGCTCATCCATCTTCCACCAATGCTAAGAGAGGAAACGGTGGGTTCCAGAAGTGCCAGGCACACCGCCGCCTCCGCCACCGTCTCCAACAAGGTTCTCGTCGCCGTCAAGGCGGAGAAGGTGATCTCCAACACCGCATTAGCCTGGGCTCTCACTCATGTCGTTCACTCCAGCGACTCCATCACGCTCCTTGCCGTTTACTCTGCTCAAAAAACCG GCAGAAGATTCTGGCATTTTTCGAGAATTGCTGGAGACTGTACGACCGGACCGGCGGCGAAGTTGCCGGAGCGAATTTCAGATATCTCCGAGTCTTGTGCGCAGATGGTGCTTCAGTTGCACAATCAAGTTGAG GTAAGGGTAAAGATTAAGGTGGTCACGGGTACTCCCAGTGGTGCTGTGGCGGCCGAGGCCAGATGGAGCGGTTCCCATTGGGTCATACTGGACAA GAAATTAAAGCAAGAGGTAAATCATTGCATGGATGAACTCAACTGTAGCATTGTGGTGATGAATGGGTCACAGGCAAAAATCCTCAGACTTAACTTAGGGTGTTCCGATGAACTCCAAACCCCTTTTTTCTCGGCTACTTCTTCACCAGGCATAGAAATTGCAAAGCTAAAAGGCGGAAGATTGATGCATTCTACCCCAGTGGGTAGCCCTGAAGAAGCAGGTACTTCTGTTATAAGAAATATAGGAGTAAATTCAGGGTCAAGTTCGGACTCGATGACTTCTCCTTTCCTTGTCTATGAACAAAACCCTCTGTACGAGGGTCAGGGCCCAGGAAAAAACATACACAAAGCAATCAACGAACAGATAGATTTCAATGTCCAGCCACCATTATACTTTGACATTGAAAGAGATCGCCCTCCCCCGCTATGGCCGCGTCCAACAGCATCCGTGGCTAGTGAAAACAAGACTGTATTTTGGATTCCTCAAAACCACATTGTAGACGAGAAGTTtcagaaaactaaaaacaaCAGTACTATCCAAAGAACTAAATCTCCATCTTCGAAAACTTTACTTGAGAATTTTAAGCGTTGTGATCAAGAGATGAGAAGAAATGAATACGGGTTTGACCAAGCTCAAAGTAGAAGATACGACACGGGCAACAGAGATAATTCCATACCTTTGGGCAGAACTACCTCAATACCTCCTCCCTTGTGCTCACAGTGTCAGAATAAAGCACCAGTATTTGGAAAGCCTCCAAAACGGTTTTCTTACAAAGAGCTAGAGGAAGCTACTGATATGTTCTCAGATGTGAATTTTTTGGCTGAAGGTGGATTCGGTGTGGTCCACAAGGGAATCCTCAAAGATGGTCAGGTTGTTGCGGTGAAACAGTTAAAGTGTGGGGGTTCTCAAGCAGATATTGACTTCTGCAGGGAAGTTCGGGTTTTGAGCTGTGCACAACACAGAAATGTTGTGCTGTTGATAGGGTTTTGTACAGAGAGCAATTTGAGGATATTAGTTTATGAGTACATATGCAACGGATCCTTAGACCTCTACTTATATG GAGATGAGAGTATGCCTCTCGATTGGAACTCACGCTTAAAGATTGCAATTGGAACTGCACGAGGCTTGCGCTACCTTCATGAAGACTGTAGAGTTGGTTGTATAGTGCACAGAGACTTTCGACCCAAAAATATCCTCTTAACCCATGACTTTGAACCTCTG GTGGCGGATTTTGGGCTTGCTAGATGGTACTCAGAATGGAATATAGATACAGAAGATCGAGTTCTAGGAACTTCAGG GTATCTTGCACCGGAGTATCTTGACGCCGGAAATCTTACATATAAAGTAGATGTATATGCATTTGGAATTGTATTACTAGAGTTAATAACAGGTAGAAGAATTAGCGAGTTGGAACAGTTCAACGGATTCTCGTATCTTCCTGAATGGATTCACCCTCTACGCATGTTAGAGCCCAGTCATATCTTACAAAACGTCAGTTCTCCCAAACCATTGGAATTTAATCTTCAATGGCAAGCTATGGCTCGAGCTGCTTCGTTGTGTCTCCGTGTGGATCCCGATGCCAGACCCCCAATGTCAAAG ATCCTGAGAGTGCTGGAAGGGGGTGATCCAGTTCGTCCTATGGGTTTAGACATAAACTCAATTGGTAACACAAGTGGGCATTTAAGCGGTTTGAAGTCGCTCACTCCACCAGAAGCTACGATAACTCATTCTCGTACACTATCACATTGA
- the LOC108338556 gene encoding protein JINGUBANG has product MFGESFPRSQYMQSEPRMSNTEALTDDEYTMRTSSSASPMSPYFYDQGRLSGEGSPMMMSPWNQTASSPFQKVQWLPDDDGGSLPQNALVGSLVREEGHIYSLAATGDLLYTGSDSKNIRVWKNLQEYSGFKSNSGLVKTIILSGQKIFTGHQDGKIRVWKVSPKNPSVHKRAGTLPTLKDIFKSSIKPSNYVEVRRHKTALWIKHSDAVSCLSLSDNKMYLYSASWDRTIKVWRIADSKCLESIHAHDDAVNAVVCGEDGMMFSGSADGTVKVWRREPRGKGLKHTAVKTLLKQECAVTALAVDTDASMVYCGASDGLVNFWEGEKGYTHGGVLKGHKLAVLCLTAAGTLVFSGSADKTICVWRREGVIHTCVSVLTGHDGPVKCLAVEEDREAAGSRDRRWVLYSGSLDKSVKVWSVSESMNNYQAQHQRMISDAESLPSISDSSLSSGWASGRN; this is encoded by the exons ATGTTTGGTGAAAGCTTTCCCCGATCACAGTACATGCAATCGGAGCCCAGAATGTCCAACACGGAGGCTTTAACCGACGACGAGTACACAATGCGGACTAGCAGTTCAGCGTCGCCGATGAGTCCTTATTTCTACGACCAGGGTAGGCTCAGCGGCGAGGGTTCTCCCATGATGATGTCGCCGTGGAACCAGACCGCCAGTTCGCCGTTTCAGAAGGTGCAGTGGTTGCCGGATGATGACGGCGGGAGCTTGCCTCAGAACGCTCTCGTAGGTTCTCTTGTCCGAGAGGAGGGACACATATACTCGCTGGCGGCTACCGGCGACCTCTTGTACACGGGGTCCGACAGCAAGAACATTCGCGTGTGGAAGAACCTGCAGGAGTATTCTGGGTTCAAATCCAACAGCGGATTGGTCAAAACCATAATTCTGTCGGGACAGAAAATCTTCACGGGGCACCAGGACGGCAAAATCCGCGTCTGGAAGGTGTCGCCGAAGAACCCGAGCGTGCACAAACGCGCCGGCACGTTGCCCACGCTTAAAGACATCTTCAAGAGCTCCATTAAACCCAGCAACTACGTCGAG GTTCGGCGACACAAAACGGCGTTGTGGATAAAACATTCGGACGCCGTTTCGTGTTTGAGTCTCTCCGATAACAAGATGTATCTATACTCTGCGTCGTGGGACAGAACGATCAAGGTGTGGAGGATCGCCGACTCCAAATGCCTCGAGTCCATCCACGCGCACGACGACGCCGTCAACGCGGTGGTGTGCGGCGAAGACGGGATGATGTTTTCGGGGTCGGCTGACGGCACGGTGAAGGTGTGGCGGCGGGAGCCTCGGGGGAAGGGGTTGAAGCACACTGCGGTGAAAACGCTGCTGAAGCAGGAGTGCGCGGTGACGGCGCTGGCGGTGGACACGGATGCTTCGATGGTTTACTGCGGCGCCTCCGATGGGCTAGTGAACTTCTGGGAGGGCGAGAAGGGTTACACGCACGGCGGCGTCCTGAAGGGCCACAAGCTCGCCGTGCTGTGCCTCACCGCCGCGGGGACGTTAGTGTTCAGCGGGTCCGCAGATAAGACCATATGCGTGTGGAGAAGAGAAGGTGTGATTCACACGTGCGTGTCTGTTCTCACTGGTCACGACGGTCCCGTGAAGTGCCTGGCCGTGGAGGAGGACCGCGAAGCCGCCGGCAGCAGAGACCGGCGCTGGGTTTTGTACAGTGGCAGTTTGGACAAATCGGTTAAGGTTTGGAGCGTGTCGGAATCGATGAACAATTATCAGGCGCAGCATCAGCGCATGATATCTGATGCGGAGTCGCTGCCGTCCATCTCCGACAGTAGCCTCTCTTCGGGCTGGGCCAGTGGGAGAAACTGA
- the LOC108330719 gene encoding allene oxide synthase 1, chloroplastic, with the protein MATSSSSTLSSPFLRLEFPSARKQRSSNYVPFIRASVSEKPPPAVSVTSPEPTKLPIRKIPGDWGLPVIGPLKDRQDYFYNQGRDEFFKSRIQKYQSTVFRTNMPPGPFITFKPNVVVLLDGKSFPVLFDTSKVEKKDVFTGTYMPSTDLTGGYRVLSYLDPSEPKHALLKQLLFFLLKSRRAHVIPEFHASYKDLFNQLESNLAETGKASFGDANDQAAFNFLSRSLFAANPADTKLGQDGPKIVQKWVLFQLGPVLRLGLPQFLEESTIRTFRLPASLIKKDYQRLYDFFYSSSSSVLDEAERLGITRDEACHNLLFATCFNSFGGMKLFFPNIIKWIGRAGVKLHARLAQEIRSAVRDAGGEITMAAMENMPLMKSVVYEAFRIDPPVPLQFGRAKRDLLIESHDHAFQVKEGDLLFGYQPFATKDPRIFERAEEFVGDRFVGEEGEKLLKHVLWSNGPETESPTLGNKQCAGKDFVTLVSRLLLVEFFLRYDSFDIQVGTSPLGSKVTITSLKRSSF; encoded by the coding sequence atggcaaCATCGTCTTCCTCGACACTCTCCTCGCCATTCCTGCGACTGGAGTTCCCCTCTGCGAGAAAACAACGCTCTTCCAATTACGTGCCCTTCATCAGAGCGTCAGTTTCTGAGAAACCACCACCGGCAGTGTCGGTCACCTCCCCCGAGCCCACCAAGCTCCCGATCCGCAAAATCCCCGGTGACTGGGGTTTGCCGGTCATCGGTCCCTTAAAGGACCGTCAAGACTATTTCTACAATCAAGGGCGCGACGAGTTCTTCAAATCCCGCATCCAAAAGTACCAGTCAACGGTCTTCCGTACCAACATGCCTCCCGGTCCCTTCATCACCTTCAAACCAAACGTCGTCGTTCTACTCGACGGCAAGAGCTTCCCCGTCCTCTTCGACACCTCCAAGGTCGAGAAAAAAGATGTTTTCACCGGAACATACATGCCCTCCACCGACCTCACCGGCGGCTACAGAGTTCTCTCCTACCTCGACCCCTCCGAACCCAAACACGCCCTCCTCAAGCAGCTCCTTTTTTTCCTCCTCAAGTCCCGTCGCGCCCACGTCATCCCGGAGTTCCACGCCTCCTACAAAGACCTCTTCAACCAGCTCGAGTCCAACCTCGCCGAAACCGGCAAAGCCAGCTTCGGCGACGCCAACGACCAAGCCGCGTTTAACTTCCTCTCCCGGTCCCTCTTCGCCGCCAACCCCGCCGACACCAAACTGGGCCAAGACGGCCCAAAGATAGTGCAGAAATGGGTTCTCTTCCAGCTTGGCCCAGTCCTCCGCCTGGGTCTCCCCCAGTTTCTGGAAGAATCCACCATTCGCACCTTCCGCCTCCCTGCCTCCCTCATCAAGAAAGACTACCAGAGACTCTACGACTTCTTCTACTCCTCTTCTTCCTCCGTCCTCGACGAAGCAGAGCGATTGGGAATCACGCGCGACGAGGCTTGCCACAATCTTTTGTTCGCCACCTGCTTCAACTCCTTCGGCGGGATGAAGCTGTTCTTCCCCAACATCATCAAGTGGATCGGACGGGCGGGGGTGAAGCTCCACGCGCGCCTCGCGCAGGAGATTCGCTCCGCCGTGAGAGACGCCGGCGGGGAGATCACGATGGCGGCGATGGAGAACATGCCTCTGATGAAGTCCGTGGTTTACGAAGCCTTCCGCATCGACCCTCCAGTGCCGTTGCAGTTCGGGAGGGCGAAGAGGGACCTTCTGATCGAGAGCCACGATCACGCGTTCCAGGTGAAGGAGGGGGACCTGCTTTTCGGGTACCAACCGTTTGCCACGAAGGATCCTAGGATCTTCGAGAGGGCCGAGGAATTTGTGGGAGACCGGTTCGTAGGGGAAGAAGGGGAGAAGCTCCTGAAACACGTGCTGTGGTCGAATGGACCCGAAACTGAATCTCCCACACTCGGGAACAAGCAATGTGCTGGGAAAGATTTCGTGACCTTGGTCTCAAGGCTTCTGCTTGTCGAGTTTTTTCTCCGCTATGACTCCTTCGATATTCAGGTTGGAACTTCTCCGTTAGGTTCTAAAGTCACCATTACCTCCCTCAAGAGATCAAGCTTTTAG
- the LOC108320266 gene encoding uncharacterized protein LOC108320266, whose protein sequence is MPKSMVDFTWEVGTFFAEKQDILDAVKGYALENGRNIKFVKNDKRRLRMKCFGAKGECPWTIYFGYMEAVKSWQLRTKKDIHTCSREFNLKLVDAKWLSKKLVKTVQENPKMKGVDIREKVQRKWNIGISRSMAYRAKAIASNEIDGSFNEQYKRIYDYAHELLERNPGSTVKVHVENNEGELIFKRFYCCLKACKDSFVCCRPIIGLDGAFLKGKYGGELLTAVGRDGNDQMLPIAYAVVEVENKDSWMWFLELLIDDLGGGEVCSSITFVSDQQKGLLPAIQQLLPGVDQRFCVRHLYSNFRKKFPGKNLKQLMWRAATATHPQNWEREMRNIKDINEDAFKHSIAIPPRYWSRSRFSPTPKCDTLVNNISEAFNSVLVHTRTKPIITMLEEIRVYIMQRWAKNRSKIQSFSGPICPKIQARFTKESQATKNWIPRRWSITGIPCCHSLAAMKFLNIDGQQFIPACFLKSTYEETYASIVYPINGNNMWDLTPYPDVMPPRKKVMSGRPKRKRRLEQWEIRKDDSRVSKGGLRKRCGICREVGHNRSRCPKATEEPIMPSSQLSEVCMNDEEAEL, encoded by the exons ATGCCAAAAAGTATGGTAGACTTTACATGGGAAGTTGGGACTTTTTTTGCAGAAAAGCAAGATATTTTAGATGCTGTAAAAGGGTATGCCTTGGAAAATGGGAGgaatataaagtttgtaaaaaatgaCAAGAGAAGATTGAGGATGAAGTGCTTTGGTGCAAAAGGAGAATGCCCATGGACCATATACTTTGGTTATATGGAGGCTGTAAAATCATGGCAGCTGAGAACTAAAAAAGACATTCATACATGCAGCAGGGAGTTCAACCTGAAGTTAGTTGACGCCAAGTGGTTGAGCAAAAAGTTGGTGAAAACAGTTCAGGAAAATCCTAAGATGAAGGGTGTTGATATTCGTGAAAAAGTTCAAAGGAAGTGGAACATAGGTATATCAAGGTCTATGGCTTATAGAGCCAAAGCTATTGCTTCTAATGAAATTGATGGGTCCTTTAATGAACAATATAAGAGGATATATGATTATGCGCATGAGTTGTTGGAAAGAAATCCAGGATCTACAGTTAAGGTCCATGTTGAGAATAATGAGGGTGAGTTAATTTTCAAGAGATTTTACTGTTGTCTGAAGGCATGCAAAGACAGTTTTGTCTGCTGTAGGCCAATAATTGGATTAGATGGAGCCTTTTTGAAAGGGAAGTATGGTGGTGAGCTGTTGACGGCTGTTGGGAGGGATGGAAATGATCAAATGTTGCCCATTGCATATGCGGTGGTAGAAGTCGAAAACAAAGATTCATGGATGTGGTTTTTGGAACTTTTGATTGATGATCTTGGTGGTGGAGAAGTGTGTTCTTCAATTACTTTTGTCTCCGACCAACAAAAg GGTCTACTACCAGCCATACAACAGTTACTCCCAGGTGTTGACCAGAGATTTTGTGTCAGACACTTATATTCAAACTTTAGGAAAAAGTTTCCTGGTAAAAATCTGAAACAGCTGATGTGGAGGGCAGCTACTGCCACTCATCCACAAAACTGGGAAAGGGAGATGAGAAACATTAAAGATATAAATGAAGACGCATTCAAGCATTCGATTGCCATCCCTCCAAG ATATTGGTCAAGGTCCAGATTCAGTCCAACACCAAAATGTGACACATTGGTCAACAATATCAGTGAGGCTTTCAACAGTGTCTTGGTTCACACCAGGACTAAACCAATCATAACAATGCTGGAAGAAATTAGGGTATACATAATGCAAAGATGGGCAAAAAACAGGTCTAAGATACAATCATTTTCAGGACCAATTTGTCCAAAGATCCAGGCCAGATTTACAAAGGAATCCCAAGCAACCAAGAATTGGATACCTAG GAGATGGAGCATCACAGGAATTCCATGTTGTCACTCCCTTGCCGCAATGAAGTTTCTTAATATTGATGGCCAGCAGTTCATTCCGGCTTGCTTTCTAAAGTCCACCTATGAAGAAACCTATGCATCAATCGTATATCCCATCAACGGCAACAACATGTGGGACCTAACACCATATCCGGATGTCATGCCTCCTAGGAAAAAGGTTATGTCTGGAAGacctaaaaggaaaagaagactcGAGCAGTGGGAGATCAGAAAGGATGATTCACGAGTGAGCAAGGGTGGTTTGCGGAAGAGATGCGGGATATGTAGGGAGGTTGGGCACAATAGGAGTCGTTGCCCGAAAGCAACCGAAGAACCAATCATGCCATCATCGCAATTATCTGAAGTGTGTATGAATGATGAGGAAGCTGAACTATAA